CACTGCCTGCTAAGACAGAGTCCTTTAGTTTTGATGCCAATGGTAATCAGATAGCGCGCTCAGGTAGTGATGGCACTACGTCAATTGAGTACAGTGCGCGTAATAAAGCGGTTGAAATGACGGGCAATGGTGAGACTGTCACCTTCAGGTATGATGCGAATAATCGTCGCTACAAGCGAGTGGATGGGTCAAAAACAGTATATTACGTGGGTGCTCTGGAGCTGACCAAGCCAAAAGGTGAGGACGGCAAGTCTGTGATTAACCGTTATATCGGCAACGACGCACAACAAACCTACTATGATACAGGGATGAGCAAAACCAAGTGGTTGTTTACCGACCATCAGGGGTCCACCATTGTCGTGACTAATAGCGAACATAAGGTCCTGACACGTTATGCGTACGATATATTTGGTAAGCAGCGTGAGGTTGAGCAGAATTCAGAGCTGATGGGCGATGTGTTCAACAATATAAGTGACAACCTGAGAGCCTATACAGGGCATGAGCCGGTGTCACTGGGCGGCGACAAGCGTATCATTCATATGAATGGTCGGATCTACGATGCAGAGACTGGCCGGTTTATGCAGGCGGATCCTGTGGTGCAGGCGCCTTCGAATCTTCAAAACTATAACGCTTATTCTTATGTGTTGAATAATCCGCTGTCATATACGGATCCTAGTGGGTATTTGTTTAAGAAGTTACATAAGCTCACGAAGAAGATAAACCGTCAAATCATCAGAGGTGTGGTAAAAGTATTTGGTGCAGAAATTACCAGTATTGCGGGGAATATGCTGACAGCCTTTTGTGGACCAGCTCAGGCTGCATGTGCTGCGGCATGGAACTATGAGTTTACCAGAGCGATGGGTGGCAGTTCATCTCAGGCATTTAAGGCTGGCTTAACTTCTGTCGCAACGTCTCAATTAGGAGGGGGCGGCGGCTTTGAAAATGTATTCGCTCGCTTTATGTTTGATGGTATTGTTGGCGGCATTATGAGTGACATAAATGGCGGCAATTTCGGCCATGGCTTCTGGGCAGCTGGACTTAATAGCGCAGTTGGGGGAGGGAACTATGTTAGTAACCCTATTGGGAATGTTCTAATCTCAGCTGTTGTTGGCGGTACAATTTCAAAAGTAACCGGAGGGAAGTTTAAAAATGGTGCTTATAGTGCGGCTTTTGTTACGGCGATGAGGACGGATTGGGGTATTGCGATGGGGCAGGAAGGTGATTTGGACTATGGCCTAGATGGTTTATCAGAAGAGCAAAAACAAAGAAATTATGAAATGAACTTAAATTATGTGAAAAAAGGAATGGAAGCTACAAGAGATATCTTAGGTGACGAAATAACGTTGCCAAAAATAGAAGTTGTGGACCAAACTGAACTAGGGATACGTAAGGCAGAAGTTGACTGTGGGATGTTAGGTTGTGAGCCTAACATGCGAATTAGCAAACAGTATTTACAAAGTGGAAAGTTTTCCGCTAGCTATTATTTAGGATCGGCATATCATGAACTGATGCACTTTAATGACCCAAATTTTACAAATTACAAGTCAGGTATGTACGAAAGGTTTTTTGGATATGGTTCTAGTAGCAGGCACAAACAGATTATAGATAATACTGGTATATTAAGCCGAGAGACTACTCTTTATGGGACTCAACTGAGAGCGATTAGTGATAGGTTTAAAAAACTGATAGGTAACTAAAATGAAGTTAACTTTATTTATTTTGCTTTTTATTTTTATTTTTTCAATATTTACTGTAAAAGTTATAGATGATGATAAAGTTGATATAGTTGATATAGTTGATTTGGATCTCGTTCAAATATCTAAAGCCTTGGAGATTTATAAAGGTCTTTATGGTTTTTATCCTGAAAGCTCGATATGGATTAGTGCTCTTACAGAAGATAATGATGATATAGGAGGGAGTGCAATTATAGAAAGTATACCGAAGGATGCCTTTGGTGAAAGTTACATCTATAACTACCCTTCTAAATGTAACGGTGGAGAGTATGACTTGTACTCTAAGGGAGAAAATAGAATAGATGAATGTAAAAGTGGAGATGATTTAGTTGTGCCGAATTGATTGAAATTTCAAGTGACATATATGGACGCTCCAGCGATGTCAAGCCGAGTAGGCCTGCGGGGTAGCGAGTTTTCGTTATCCCGTTCGTTCTTTTATCTGTTTTGCCATGCCTGATGTTTGGCCCAGTCCGCTATAAATGTGTTGCTCTGACATATATCCGGGCTTGACTGATTATTCAGCGCCCCTAATGTGTTCCGAGCCGAGAAGATTTGCAGAGACACCCATTCAAGATTTGCTTGCAGTTGACGAGTTACACGGACACCCACCCAAAATCGTAGACATTCAGTTCGGATTTTTGGTGGGTGATGAGATGGGCGCTTCGAAATCAACGTTAGTGCGCCACGCGGATATCCAGAATGGTTGAATGGACATCCGCCCGAAACTGGCGTACGTAAGGTACACCGTCTACCTTTAGATAATACTCAATGGATTGAGGATGATAGATTAAACAAATATAAAAGACACCCAATCTAAAGCCCCTGCACCCGCCGGGGCTTTTTTGTTTCTGGTCGTATGTCACCGATTTTGTGGTCACATCTGTTTAGCGGATTTGCAGAGACACCCATTCAAGATTGGCTTGCAGTTGACAACTTTCCTGGTGGGTGTCTCTGCAAATGTTCTGTAAATGTTTTGGTCACTTAGGTAGTCATGCCCTTGCTGGTGGCATCATGGCAGAGTTACAAGGTGGCATTTTCGGACATGGTTTCTGGAGTGCAGGGATCACACGCTAATCTCCATTAAAGGAAGTTACACTCGAGTCAGGTTTGATTATGGTCGATTGCATAAGGGGGGCGTTGGCTGGCACTCTACAATAAGGGTTAGATTTGGTAATTGGCAGTTTGGAAATACGCGACGACGTACGTGGTATCCACCGTTTAAAAGGATCAATTAATAGATATGAATTATAACTTTCACGGCACAAACACTATATCAATAGGCTGTTTTGATGAATTCGATGTTAATTGCTCTATAAATCTTATGAGGATCTTTTATGAGCTAAAGAAAGGGACTGATTGTTTATATGTATACTGCTTTAGACTTTGCAGTACTGACGAATCAGCTGTTCTAAAGATAATCGATAAATGTACTAAGATGGGAGGCTTTAGAAGCATTGAATTTGATGGTTTTCAGCTATCATTTTTTGTAGATGCTAACTTTGAATTTAAGGTTATAGCAAAAGTGCTGTCGGAGCTTTTTTTTACCTTCGAGTCACCATTTTTCTTTTTTTCAAAGCGAGCTGTCAATAATGAGAAGATTTTTCAATTTCTGAGTGATTCAGGTGCATCTTCTTCAATGATCACCTCTTTATTTACAGGATATGTTGCTTACAAGGAAGTAGAAGATGATATTTTATGGATTAGAAAAAGCGAGTCAGAATCCTTTGAATGTATAAGAGTTACATAGAGTTACATGGGCAGCCACCTAAAATTGGCGTACGTAAGGTACGCCGTCTACCTTTAGGTAATACTCAATGGATTGAGGATGATTGATTATGCCAATGGCAAGGAAGAAGCAGGTCAGCTTATCAGAGAACAACGGTTGAATGGACATCCACCAAAAATTGGCGTACGTAAGGTACACCGTCTACCTTTAGATAATACTCAATGGATTGAGGATGATAGATTATGCCAATGGCAAGGAAGAAGCAGGTCAGCTTATCAGGTACTAAGTACTACCACTGTATATCCCGGTGCGTTCGCCGGGCATTTCTGTGCGGTAAAGA
This genomic window from Pseudoalteromonas rubra contains:
- a CDS encoding type II secretion system protein GspG; translated protein: MKLTLFILLFIFIFSIFTVKVIDDDKVDIVDIVDLDLVQISKALEIYKGLYGFYPESSIWISALTEDNDDIGGSAIIESIPKDAFGESYIYNYPSKCNGGEYDLYSKGENRIDECKSGDDLVVPN